The genomic stretch GTTTGTTACTTCTCAGCAGTATTGTTGTTTATAATAAATTCAGCTGCTTCCAGGATATCTTTTTTTATAACCAGATCGGGTATTTTTTTTCCTTTTATGCTCTTTTCGGTATTTTGGCCGTCTCCAGTTCTGACTAAGAGGGGTTTTACTTTTCCATTGAGGGCACAGTATAGATCCCCTTCCCTGTCTCCAATCAACCAGCCATGTTTTCGATTGACTCCCAATAAAGAAGCGGCATTGTTCAGCAGAGCCGGTGACGGCTTTGTGATGCTCATATCCGAATAATCGGGATGAACCGCATCATCCCCTGCACCGCTGCTGAAGTAGATAGCGTCCGGCTGGCTCTCTGGATCTCCTGTTTCGCCCGCCAGGAGGTAGCACATGTATTCATGATTCAGAAGGACGATTGATTCGGGAACATAACCCAGGCCGATGCAGGACTGATTAGTGATTACAACCACAGTAAATCCCGCTTTTTTCAGATTTTGTATGGCTTGTGCTGCTCCGGGAATCAGCTTGATTTTTTCGGGTCCTGTCGTATAGGAGGAGAGGGTGACGATCACTCCGTCCCTGTCCATGAATATAACTGGTTTGTTTTTATGGATGCTTCGTTTGTGAATATCCAAACGCCTTGTCTGAATCAGGGAGCAACCTTCCAGTTCGTGTATCAGAAAGGGGTGGGGGAGAGCACAGAAGGCCGGAGCCGAGATCCAGGATGTAATGCCCTCTTTGTACTCTTTTATTCCCGGATGATAATGGCCGGAGAGGCAGAGGATGACTTTTCCAGAGCGGCGGCAGAGCTCCCGCAGGTTTTCAGCCTCCTTGTATATATGCTTGATTTTAATTTTATTGGCAGGTGTGCTTACAAAATGCTGAAGATGAATCTGGGGAGGGCTCTCAGGATCAGCCAGCATAGTTTCCATCAGTTTTCTTTCCCTGTCGAAACGACGGGGCTGCCCCCCCTCCCACTGGCGGTCATGGAAGCTGACAAAACGGTAACCCTTGAAGTTTTTGACG from Oceanispirochaeta sp. encodes the following:
- a CDS encoding HAD-IIIA family hydrolase — protein: MKSVKIGHITDLHYRYYTPGSSHKHKNRSREMPSMLEKALQILKDEIDILVITGDIIDTPGVVLKHNNYYMDLSTPFKRMIRKDYLTIRSMLDQSGIPWIVIPGNKDDPELFSEIWGDQPLVKNFKGYRFVSFHDRQWEGGQPRRFDRERKLMETMLADPESPPQIHLQHFVSTPANKIKIKHIYKEAENLRELCRRSGKVILCLSGHYHPGIKEYKEGITSWISAPAFCALPHPFLIHELEGCSLIQTRRLDIHKRSIHKNKPVIFMDRDGVIVTLSSYTTGPEKIKLIPGAAQAIQNLKKAGFTVVVITNQSCIGLGYVPESIVLLNHEYMCYLLAGETGDPESQPDAIYFSSGAGDDAVHPDYSDMSITKPSPALLNNAASLLGVNRKHGWLIGDREGDLYCALNGKVKPLLVRTGDGQNTEKSIKGKKIPDLVIKKDILEAAEFIINNNTAEK